CTTAACCCTTATCATTCACCATACTCTAGGACAGTTTCtaaatgaaaataaagaaaatctgGAGACCTACCTTTCGTTTATTTCTCATGTATATGGTACATGTTTCTTGATTTTCTTGTTCAAACTTCAACCAGTCAATACCCAATATACTATGCCTTACACTAAGTTCCTACTAAAACTGGTTGAGATCCGGTAAGAATTTCTAAATGATTCAAAACAATCAACTTGCTACAACAATGGATGTAACTTATTGCCCCTGCCACAACATTAGCTACTCTGAGGCTCTGACTGCATTGCTACCTCAAGTTCAGCCTCTTGAGAcagaaagggaaagaaaaattaCCATTACCCAGGTCTTCAATATCAAAAACATTAACTGGGCACTTCTTCACGAGCTCCTCTGCCTCATCACCTTCAATTTGTTCAAGAATAGCAACCTATTTGATAATATAGCATTAGGACACAAGCAATGGATACATTTATTCACCATCTTCTTGTTCGAAATGCCATAGTGAATCAATTTTACTACCTCAGGGAGCATTCTGTACCAGGCCGTAGCAACTGGAGACCACTTGGCATGAACTTTCCCAACTCCCTTAACAGCATGTGCCTCAAGCTCAATAGCCTGTAAAAGAACAGATAAAAAAACCATAAAATACAGTGTCCCCAATGGAGATAAGAACAACACCTTAAGATAACTGGCCGGCatagtaaaaaaatttatatttacaaaaataaATCTTATATGCACACGAACTCAGGCTCCATGAATCTAATTAATCATCAACATAGTTTATCCTATGATATGAAATTAAGGAAAACATACTGCTGCATACATTTTACTCTGTAACCACATTCACCCATATTGAAGTTCCCTTTTACCATGTGGAAAATTACTCAAACAAAGTATCAAGAAGGCCAGAAGATGCATATACAGCTATTCATATCATAATGGTACTAATGGCCAAAGGGTGCTTAGCCTAGCGGTTAAGACACTCGAGCGGCACTCCACAAGTCTTGAGTTCGaatccccgtgggagcgaatttcaggctgtggttaaaaaaatcccctcgccggtcccgtgtgccaaagcactggttaAGAGCCGGCCCAGGTCGACCTGAGGACCGTGTGTGGCCCAGGATATTCCCAGGGGTTACGgctcccagtgtcagggcggggctggggttcggggattttctcggtcggggaagccgaggcttcttctGAAGTGTAAaaccggtggggcggtctttccccacccggccgagttttttatAATGGTACTAATGAAACAAGTTTACCTGTCCTGGCCCAAGCCTGGCAATAGTTATATCTTTAAACTTCACACCGATAGGATTTTCTAAGATCTCCTTTTGGCTTTGACTGAAGGAAGTGAAAGTCTTCTGTTTGTCCCCAGACTGCGCAGGAGATGCCATGCTTAATTGGCTACCTTCTGGCAACCACTCTAGTTCACCAGATTTCACTGCACAGACAACCAAGCAGTCAACACTTACAAAGTTACAACACCAGAAAATCTCAAACAGCTTTCCACgagaagaaaaattaaatataaggGAATAGATCAAATATTTCACCTGCCACAGATATTTTTATGTATACTTTTAGCAATAATTTCTTTGATAAATAAGTGCATAAGATGACAACTCGAGGTAAGTAAAACATGCTCAAGGCAACTAAAAATGGAATGTTTAACTTGTCAATAAAGTATGTTTACATAAATATATCGTTTAGATGCACATAAGTACACACAAGCTTAACTACAAAAGCATAGCAATTTGAACAAATGAGGTATTCTTCCAATAAGTTATGATGGGCAATTCATTTTGAAAGATGACACAAATCTCTACTCAGCAGGTACTGCAGAAAAATAAGGCATACCTGTAATTCGTTGAGAACCCTTTTCACATGAAACATGCAGTTTAAAAACAATTGTGTTCCTTTCATTTGGGACATCATTTTCTGTGAAAAGAGGATGGAACAACAAGATCAATCTTACAGTAAATGTATGAAGGTGAAGGTAGAGCAATTGAAGTTACGTACCTGAGATATAGTCAAAAAGCCTTGGATCTGCATCAAGTGGAATAAGTCCTAGTCTATGTGAAAGAACCTCATCTGCTATAACTGAGGTGTTGTCAGCCATGAAGATTTTCTCTATGGCCATAGTTGGAACCTATTAATCCAGACGAAGTATAAATGAGCACTTGTTGATCAGAAGTCCGATATATATGAAGTACTAAAGTAGATAAAACAGTTTCTGGTTATCTCACACAACACAGGAAAACATGCAAATACCTCTGCGATGAGGATTCTCCGGAAAGCATTAGCTATAGATGCATCAACTCCAATCATATCAAACTCCATTTCATCTTCAGTGAGACGCTTTATATCAATTTTGAAGTTCTTGCAAAATTTCTCCACTGACACACTATTGTCAACGCCCATAGCAGCAAAAGTACCCGAGTATTGGTAACCTTGAgtctattaaatataaaaacatAATATATGAGGGAGATGATAGAATCAAACAAAATCGAAAAAGATGTTTTTCTGGCATGAAAAATaattaagaaaagaaaagagaacaaaaTACAATCTGTATCCAGAGAAGAACATTTAACAATTGAACAGTCTCAAACATGATAATCACTACAAACTAAATTGACTATTTTCACTAACAACATGACAGGCTACGTATCACCGATACGGCAAACAGGTCGCCGTACCCATATCCGATACGGCGAGATACAGGGATACGTGCCGATATGCCACGATACAGCTCTCTTGCACAGCCGCCGCTGGAAGGAAGTCCCCTCTGCATGCACACGAAGATGCTGGCCCCGTAGACAATAGACAGTTGGACACCCACTGTATTTTGTCTGCGTCAAGCCGTCAGGGACTTCGAAGCTTGTGCCACCGCTGCTAGAAAGGTCCTTCAGCCTATGTTCCAAAGCTAAATCATAATTGCAACGCTAGCTATGATGATTGTATTGCCGTATCATTGCTCTAAATGACAGCACATCCTTCAAATGCTTCATAATTAAGCTGCAGATGTTGATGATGATAGGATTTCTTCTTTTATGGGTAGGTTCCTTGTATATCTTTCTAAAAAATgctaaataattattttttaaatatatatatttgccGTATCGGCGTATTCTTATTTTTTGAGAGATGCCGTATCGCCGTACCCGTACCGGTATCGCCGTATCGCCGTATCACGTATCGGTGACACATAGATGACAGGTAAAAATTCCAGCCAATTAAAACAGTTCCTTTGCAAAAAGTATAACTAGATAAACAGAAAATATCAGCTAACATATTCAAACCTTTATCAGAAGCAGGATAGCACACAGACTTAATGGTGAAAAAAAACTTCTTTTACCGTACGCTAATAGTAACCAATTAGACACATAAAATCAAAATATTTGTGCATCTGTGTGAAATTAGGTTCCTTTGCAAGATAAATTACCAGAACACTTGATTCATGCGAAAAATCAGTGAATATAGCAAACGGACATACAGGTGATCCTAAGCAATAAATGCAAACACATGAAAGGAGAGCAGCATATGAATGTATACATGAATAGGGGCATCTGCATTGCACACAACACGGGTGCGCTGGAGCTCAAGGTAATCCGGAAGCTTATTTTCTTGTTGATCTGGACCATCGTCCACCGCCTTCTTGGATTTGGTGCCCTTCTTTGGCATACTGTCTTACTTCTTTTTTGTTTGCCTCTTTGTTCACTCTTGTATCGCTGTAATGTCCTGTTCCCGATGGAAGAAACTGCAAGGATCAGCTAATgcttgagacaaagaaattACAGTTTCAATACTCGGAGCAACTACTTGTACAAGTTTTTTCGGTAAAAGCATAAGTTGGCTGCCCTCTGTACCGGGTGACACTGGCTGGGCATCCGGGttacccgaaaatttcgggtcgggtatttcgggtttcCAAAAATGCTACCCGAAATTAGCTTGGAAAAagaacccgaaaattcgggttcgggttcgggtttagcCCAATTACCCGATTTTCTCACACTTCACATATCACatatcaaatcaaatcaaatccacCCACCCAGTCTGAGGCACTGGCGGACAGCGGTGGGccggtggcggacggcggtggcgcccTGCTAGCCGGCCTGCAGACTGTAGTCGAGTCGAGGTCTTGACGAGGAGAGGCGGAGAGCGATGCCAGGGAGAAGGGGCCTCGCCGCCTCGGGCTCGGGGGCCGGCACGGCTGCATGCTCGGTTGctcgcgcaggcgcaggcgagCTGCCGGTGGAGGCGGGCGGTGACGCGGTGGGcgctgtggcggcggccggcgggcggtggGCGGCTGGGCGCTGTGGCGTGGGGGCCTgggaggcggcgccgcggcggggcgggggcgaTGTGCCCTGTGCCGTGCGGGAGTGCGGGACTGCGGGGGCTGGGGCCTAGCGTTAGGGTTAAGTGGCTTGGTGCCTTGGCGGGCTGGGTTGAAATAAACAAACATACATGGGCTGGGTTATATTTCGAGTTGTTCGGGTATTTTGGGTACCGTGGCCCAATACCCAAACTACCCGTactaatttcgggtaccgtgggttgAAACCCAGATTGGGATTCGGActtttcgggctcgggtttttcgggctcgggctcgggtttttcgggctcgggtttcGAGTTTCGGATTTTCTGCCCAGCCGAGAGGCTAAGCATTTTATCCCTTTTCTTCCTGCAGTCTAGCACAGGCACACACCAAACCTGAAGACGTTTTCCCACACCGTATCATCAGAGCATGTCACAACGAAATGGAAAGCCGAATAGCCAATCGAAATAAACAGCAAAGAAAGGAGGAGCTTGGATGGCCATGGCAATCATGAGTCTATCCAGCTTCGGAATTTCCAAATTGACCGGCGGTCACGCTCTGGCGCTCCAAATTTCACCCTGACACCAAGAACCCTTCTAACAACCACTACGCTAACACTAGCCGTCGACGAGTACAGAAAGGAGAAGATGCAGCACGAGCCGGGGGACGGACCAACCTCACCGCGCCGAGGTGCAGGGACACCGCCGGGCCCGGGGGGCGCCGACGCGCAAGGAGGGCTTCCGGCTGGGCACGCCTGCGCAGCTATTTACTCGGCCGGCCGTAGatacgtggcggcggcggcgacaatgGAGCAGACGAGGGCGCGGCGGGAGGGCCCGAGGCGCGCGTGCAGGTGCGGCGTAGGGTTTTGGGAAGGGAgagggtgccgccgccgcgcccagtGTGCGCGCTTGGGATGGGATCGACACAGGGCGGAGCGCTGGGCCGTTTTGGGCGTGCTGCGTGCGTTAGGGGGTTGGGCTTGGGCAGTTGGGCTAGCAAGCGGTTGCGGCGGGTCCGCCATTTGTCACGGCCCATCCCAAGCGGAAGAGAAATCAGCCCGCTGCTGCCGAGCAGAGGGAGAGACGGCAGATCCGGGCCCAGCCTGCGAGGGCAAGCCGCGTGACCTTGCGATACTTTCACATTCTGGAGTTAGGGTGGCAGAAATCCCCACGGTAGCAGGGCTCCGCGGGGACCCACCCGTGGGGATGGAGGGTATTTTCCTAGGCCGCAAGACTGGGGTGGGGTCTGAAATGGAACGAGGCGGGGGCGAGTTTCAATTTTAATCTGTTGAAATCCGTGAGATTTgaaattaaagaaaataaaaaggcaGTCCATGGATAGACGGCTTTCTGGTCTAATCCATCGCTTGCCTCATCTCCCTTATCCTTCTCCTCTCTCCGACCTCCCCCCACGGCGCTGCCGCCTAGGTGCCCCCCCTCCA
This portion of the Panicum virgatum strain AP13 chromosome 2N, P.virgatum_v5, whole genome shotgun sequence genome encodes:
- the LOC120659862 gene encoding DNA-directed RNA polymerases I and III subunit rpac1-like, encoding MPKKGTKSKKAVDDGPDQQENKLPDYLELQRTRVVCNADAPIHTQGYQYSGTFAAMGVDNSVSVEKFCKNFKIDIKRLTEDEMEFDMIGVDASIANAFRRILIAEVPTMAIEKIFMADNTSVIADEVLSHRLGLIPLDADPRLFDYISENDVPNERNTIVFKLHVSCEKGSQRITVKSGELEWLPEGSQLSMASPAQSGDKQKTFTSFSQSQKEILENPIGVKFKDITIARLGPGQAIELEAHAVKGVGKVHAKWSPVATAWYRMLPEVAILEQIEGDEAEELVKKCPVNVFDIEDLGNDGKRAVVAKPRACTLCRECVRGPCGGKIQLRRVRDHFIYTIESTGALPPEVLFTEAVKILEEKCERVISELS